A genome region from Pangasianodon hypophthalmus isolate fPanHyp1 chromosome 11, fPanHyp1.pri, whole genome shotgun sequence includes the following:
- the LOC113540185 gene encoding uncharacterized protein LOC113540185 isoform X2, with product MPPLPLAQCRKRFNDVRRRAKQHAASRGHMHAAGGGPSVSQSLSAAEHMAVSTLSQDSKIGLEGIEIGLSAPQADGAQGPKSEAAKEEMAELDEPVQQRGRSQNSQQRASDLAFLDLQQGGFTMLQRELGALRRSVNTRLCRMESRVYPLLVSTEVNLRRLADAAERCCPPFGNTESPSVRAATQSRSFGLPPRRGRRGHYINIWL from the exons ATGCCACCTCTTCCACTGGCTCAGTGTCGGAAACGCTTTAACGATGTCAGGCGACGAGCCAAACAGCATGCAGCGTCCAGGGGCCACATGCATGCTGCAGGAGGAGGCCCTTCAGTTAGCCAGAGCCTCAGTGCAGCTGAGCACATGGCTGTCTCCACACTCTCCCAGGACAGCAAAATAGGATTAGAGGGTATTGAAATCGGCTTATCAg CTCCTCAGGCTGACGGTGCGCAGGGTCCTAAATCAGAAGCAGCGAAGGAGGAGATGGCAGAATTAGATGAGCCTGTGCAACAGAGGGGAAGGAGCCAGAACAGCCAGCAAAGAGCGAGTGACCTGGCATTTTTAGATCTCCAACAAGGTGGATTTACCATGCTGCAGAGGGAACTGGGGGCTCTTAGACGCTCTGTGAATACCCGTCTCTGCAGGATGGAGAGCAGAGTATACCCCCTGCTGGTGTCGACTGAGGTCAACTTAAGGAGACTAGCTGATGCTGCCGAGCGATGCTGTCCCCCTTTTGGCAACACAGAATCCCCATCTGTGCGGGCAGCTACTCAAAGCCGTTCCTTTGGTTTGCCCCCGAGAAGGGGGAGGAGAGGgcattacattaatatttggttgtaa
- the LOC113540185 gene encoding uncharacterized protein LOC113540185 isoform X1 codes for MPPLPLAQCRKRFNDVRRRAKQHAASRGHMHAAGGGPSVSQSLSAAEHMAVSTLSQDSKIGLEGIEIGLSASAPQADGAQGPKSEAAKEEMAELDEPVQQRGRSQNSQQRASDLAFLDLQQGGFTMLQRELGALRRSVNTRLCRMESRVYPLLVSTEVNLRRLADAAERCCPPFGNTESPSVRAATQSRSFGLPPRRGRRGHYINIWL; via the exons ATGCCACCTCTTCCACTGGCTCAGTGTCGGAAACGCTTTAACGATGTCAGGCGACGAGCCAAACAGCATGCAGCGTCCAGGGGCCACATGCATGCTGCAGGAGGAGGCCCTTCAGTTAGCCAGAGCCTCAGTGCAGCTGAGCACATGGCTGTCTCCACACTCTCCCAGGACAGCAAAATAGGATTAGAGGGTATTGAAATCGGCTTATCAg CTTCAGCTCCTCAGGCTGACGGTGCGCAGGGTCCTAAATCAGAAGCAGCGAAGGAGGAGATGGCAGAATTAGATGAGCCTGTGCAACAGAGGGGAAGGAGCCAGAACAGCCAGCAAAGAGCGAGTGACCTGGCATTTTTAGATCTCCAACAAGGTGGATTTACCATGCTGCAGAGGGAACTGGGGGCTCTTAGACGCTCTGTGAATACCCGTCTCTGCAGGATGGAGAGCAGAGTATACCCCCTGCTGGTGTCGACTGAGGTCAACTTAAGGAGACTAGCTGATGCTGCCGAGCGATGCTGTCCCCCTTTTGGCAACACAGAATCCCCATCTGTGCGGGCAGCTACTCAAAGCCGTTCCTTTGGTTTGCCCCCGAGAAGGGGGAGGAGAGGgcattacattaatatttggttgtaa